In bacterium, the following are encoded in one genomic region:
- a CDS encoding D-glycerate dehydrogenase, protein MAHTVFCTREIPEAGLALLREHTDLQVFGENRQIRKEELIRAVGDADALLCLLSDPIDADVIAAGPSLRCISSYAVGYNNIDIDAARERGIVVTNTPGVLTEATADIAFALMISAARRIVESDAWLREGKFEGWAPKLFLGHDLGGKTLGIVGAGRIGRAFARKAAAAFGMRLLYHNRSRNETFEKDLGATYVSLEQLLTESDVVSLHVPLSPETTHLIDAAALEKMKSTAILINTARGPVIDEEALISALQEQRIFGAGLDVYEQEPVIPEALLKLPNTVLLPHIGSASIATRDRMAEMAARNLLDVLHNREPAHRVV, encoded by the coding sequence ATGGCACATACAGTATTCTGCACACGTGAGATTCCGGAAGCGGGACTCGCGCTTCTTCGGGAACATACCGACCTGCAGGTATTCGGGGAAAACAGGCAAATACGGAAAGAAGAACTGATCAGAGCCGTTGGCGACGCCGACGCTCTGCTCTGCCTGCTTTCCGATCCGATCGATGCGGATGTCATTGCAGCGGGACCGTCACTTCGCTGCATTTCAAGCTACGCCGTTGGATACAACAATATCGATATCGACGCCGCACGTGAACGCGGAATCGTCGTAACCAATACGCCCGGAGTCCTCACCGAAGCGACGGCAGACATCGCCTTCGCATTGATGATCAGCGCAGCCAGACGCATCGTCGAAAGTGATGCCTGGCTGCGGGAAGGGAAATTCGAGGGCTGGGCACCGAAGTTGTTTCTCGGTCATGACCTCGGAGGAAAAACACTGGGCATCGTCGGCGCGGGACGCATTGGACGAGCATTTGCCCGCAAGGCGGCAGCGGCGTTCGGTATGCGGTTGCTGTATCACAACCGAAGCAGAAATGAAACCTTCGAAAAGGATCTGGGCGCGACCTACGTTTCTTTGGAACAGCTGCTCACGGAAAGTGATGTCGTTAGCCTGCATGTCCCGCTCAGCCCGGAGACAACACATCTGATCGATGCTGCCGCCCTGGAAAAGATGAAATCCACCGCTATCCTGATCAACACCGCTCGCGGTCCTGTCATCGATGAAGAGGCACTGATCTCCGCGCTACAGGAACAGCGCATTTTCGGGGCGGGACTCGATGTCTATGAGCAGGAACCTGTCATCCCCGAAGCCCTGCTGAAGCTGCCAAACACTGTCCTTCTCCCGCACATCGGCAGCGCCTCCATCGCAACCCGCGACCGCATGGCAGAAATGGCCGCCCGCAATCTCCT